Proteins encoded together in one Capricornis sumatraensis isolate serow.1 chromosome 3, serow.2, whole genome shotgun sequence window:
- the AZIN2 gene encoding antizyme inhibitor 2 isoform X2 gives MAGYLRETDFVMVEEGFSTRDLLEELTLGASQATAAEMELVQDIGVPASKIIYANPCKQIAHIKYAAKHGVRLLSFDNEMELAKVVKSHPSAKMVLCIATEDSHSLSRLSLKFGASLKSCRDLLENAKRDHVEVIGVSFHIGSGCPDPQAYAQSIADARVVFEMGAELGHRMHILDLGGGFPGVEDAKVRFEEIASVINSALDLYFPEGCGVDILAKLGRYYVTSAFTLAISIIAKKEVLLDQPGREEETGSSPKSIVYHLSEGVYGVFSSVLFDSTCPAPILQKKPSTEQPLYSSSLWGPVANGCDCVAEGLWLPQLHVGDWLVFENMGAYTVGMGSLLRDAQTCRITYAMSRVAWEALQGQLLPAEQDEDAEGMCKPLSCGWEITDTLCMGPVFTPASIM, from the exons GCAGAGATGGAGTTGGTCCAGGATATTGGTGTCCCCGCCAGTAAGATCATCTATGCCAATCCTTGTAAGCAAATTGCACACATCAAGTATGCTGCCAAGCACGGGGTCCGGCTGCTGAGCTTTGACAACGAGATGGAGCTGGCAAAGGTGGTGAAAAGCCACCCCAGTGCCAA GATGGTTCTGTGCATTGCCACGGAGGACTCCCACTCTCTGAGCCGCCTGAGCCTCAAGTTCGGAGCGTCGCTGAAATCCTGCCGAGACCTGCTTGAGAATGCCAAGAGGGACCATGTAGAGGTGATAGGTGTGAG TTTTCACATTGGCAGTGGCTGTCCTGACCCTCAGGCCTACGCTCAGTCCATTGCAGACGCCCGGGTTGTGTTCGAAATGGGTGCTGAGCTGGGCCACAGGATGCACATCCTGGACCTCGGTGGCGGCTTCCCTGGAGTGGAGGACGCCAAAGTGAGATTCGAAGAG ATTGCTTCTGTGATCAACTCAGCCTTGGACCTATACTTCCCGGAGGGCTGTGGTGTGGACATCCTTGCCAAGCTGGGGCGCTACTATGTGACCTCAGCCTTCACCTTGGCTATCAGCATCATCGCCAAGAAGGAGGTTCTTCTGGATCAGCCAGGCAGGGAGG agGAAACCGGTTCCTCCCCCAAGAGCATCGTGTACCACCTCAGTGAGGGCGTGTATGGAGTCTTcagctcagtcctgtttgacagCACCTGCCCCGCCCCCATCCTGCAGAAG AAACCATCCACGGAACAGCCCCTGTACAGCAGCAGCCTGTGGGGCCCGGTGGCCAATGGCTGTGACTGTGTAGCTGAGGGCTTGTGGCTGCCGCAACTACACGTAGGGGACTGGCTGGTCTTTGAGAACATGGGTGCCTACACTGTGGGCATGGGTTCCCTCCTCAGGGATGCCCAGACCTGCCGCATCACCTACGCCATGTCCCGGGTGGCCTG GGAAGCCCTGCAAGGGCAGCTGCTGCCTGCAGAACAGGACGAGGATGCCGAGGGCATGTGCAAGCCTCTGTCCTGTGGCTGGGAGATCACGGACACCTTGTGCATGGGCCCCGTCTTCACCCCAGCGAGCATCATGTGA